In Janthinobacterium rivuli, a single genomic region encodes these proteins:
- a CDS encoding Imm32 family immunity protein, with translation MTTHLSLHCYLQDEAAERPKRCSDVTIQADPATLRAIAHFLLASADTFEQAQDRAGMHAHLQDEWDGWQDDFPDLVVVAA, from the coding sequence ATGACCACACATTTATCGCTGCACTGCTATCTGCAAGACGAGGCCGCCGAACGTCCCAAACGCTGTTCCGACGTGACCATTCAGGCCGACCCGGCCACCCTGCGCGCCATCGCCCATTTTCTGCTGGCCAGCGCGGACACGTTTGAGCAGGCGCAAGACCGGGCCGGCATGCACGCGCATCTGCAAGACGAGTGGGACGGCTGGCAGGACGACTTCCCCGACCTGGTCGTGGTGGCCGCCTAG
- a CDS encoding SMP-30/gluconolactonase/LRE family protein translates to MHQSRYALPSLRTAVLAAALASLSACASQPAHETLFLATTLTPAHSFTKGIEGPAVDADGNIYAVNFARQQTIGKVSPGGTGEVYLTLPGTSIANGIRFGSRGQMYLADYMEHTIYLVDPATRALTIHAREPRMTQPNDIAITADDVLYASDPNWKENTGRVWRIAQDGTVTLALDTMGTANGIEVSPDGKILYVNESVQRNIWMYDIAADGSLSGKRLLIKFDDFGMDGMRVDIDGNLYVTRYGKGTVVKLSPQGRILREISVPGAKPSNITFGGPDGRTAYVTEVVQGRLLQFRVDRPGLEWLRAQERRKPE, encoded by the coding sequence ATGCACCAATCCCGATACGCCCTGCCGTCGCTGCGCACGGCCGTGCTGGCCGCCGCGCTGGCCAGCCTGTCCGCCTGCGCCAGCCAGCCCGCGCACGAAACGCTGTTCCTCGCCACCACGCTCACGCCCGCGCATTCCTTCACCAAGGGTATCGAAGGCCCGGCCGTGGATGCGGATGGCAATATCTATGCCGTCAACTTTGCGCGCCAGCAAACCATCGGCAAGGTCAGCCCCGGCGGCACTGGCGAGGTGTACCTGACCCTGCCCGGCACCAGCATCGCCAACGGCATCCGCTTCGGCAGCCGTGGGCAGATGTATCTGGCCGACTACATGGAACACACGATCTACCTGGTCGACCCGGCCACGCGCGCGCTCACCATCCACGCGCGCGAACCGCGCATGACGCAGCCGAACGACATCGCCATCACGGCCGACGACGTGCTGTATGCGAGCGATCCGAACTGGAAGGAAAACACGGGCCGCGTGTGGCGCATCGCGCAAGACGGCACGGTGACCCTGGCGCTCGACACCATGGGCACGGCCAACGGCATCGAGGTCAGTCCCGACGGCAAGATCTTGTATGTGAATGAAAGCGTGCAGCGCAATATCTGGATGTACGACATCGCCGCCGATGGCAGCCTGAGCGGCAAGCGCCTGCTGATCAAATTCGACGATTTCGGCATGGACGGCATGCGCGTGGATATCGACGGCAATCTGTACGTGACGCGCTACGGCAAGGGCACGGTGGTGAAATTGTCGCCGCAAGGGCGCATCCTGCGCGAGATCAGTGTGCCCGGGGCCAAGCCCAGCAACATCACCTTCGGCGGCCCCGATGGCCGCACGGCCTACGTGACGGAAGTGGTGCAAGGGCGGCTGCTGCAATTTCGGGTCGATAGGCCGGGGCTGGAATGGCTGCGGGCGCAGGAGCGGCGCAAGCCAGAATAG
- a CDS encoding SDR family oxidoreductase: MNKHALIIGASGVIGSNLATHLLAQGWQVTGVSRGRTPVPAGCAALPLDATDGAAVTAALAGLDASHVFFTAWARQANEQENIRVNGAMVANVLAALGPTGHLRHAALVTGLKHYLGPFDAYGKGAVPVTPFREEQGRQDVENFYYAQEDRLFDAAARYGFTWSVHRPHTIIGYALGNAMNMGLTLAVYANLCKAGGQPFVFPGSPAQWHGLSDMTDAGQIARHLAWAADSPCARNEDFNIVNGDVFRWKWLWPRLAAYFGVEAADLPEAMAPLAGRMQDAPAQWRAIAQQHGLVEADVSRLASWWHTDADLGRPMEVMTDMGKSRKAGFLDYQDTQDAFFNLFEKLKAERVIPR, encoded by the coding sequence ATGAACAAGCACGCATTGATTATCGGCGCCAGTGGCGTTATCGGCAGCAATCTGGCCACGCACTTGCTGGCGCAGGGCTGGCAGGTGACGGGCGTCTCGCGCGGCCGCACGCCCGTGCCTGCCGGCTGCGCGGCCCTGCCGCTCGACGCGACGGACGGCGCTGCCGTCACCGCCGCCCTGGCTGGCCTGGATGCCAGCCACGTCTTTTTCACAGCCTGGGCGCGCCAGGCAAACGAGCAGGAAAACATCCGCGTCAATGGCGCCATGGTCGCCAATGTGCTGGCCGCGCTGGGCCCCACCGGCCATTTGCGCCATGCGGCACTGGTGACTGGCCTCAAGCACTACCTGGGACCGTTCGATGCGTATGGCAAGGGAGCAGTGCCAGTCACGCCGTTCCGCGAAGAGCAGGGCCGCCAGGACGTGGAGAACTTTTACTATGCGCAGGAAGACCGGCTGTTCGACGCGGCCGCGCGCTACGGCTTTACATGGAGCGTGCACCGCCCGCACACCATCATCGGCTACGCGCTGGGTAACGCCATGAACATGGGCCTGACCCTGGCCGTGTATGCGAATCTGTGCAAGGCCGGCGGCCAGCCCTTCGTCTTTCCGGGTTCGCCCGCGCAATGGCACGGCCTGTCCGACATGACGGACGCGGGTCAGATCGCGCGCCACCTGGCGTGGGCGGCGGACAGCCCTTGCGCGCGCAACGAGGACTTCAATATCGTCAATGGCGACGTGTTCCGCTGGAAGTGGCTGTGGCCGCGCCTGGCCGCGTACTTCGGCGTCGAGGCGGCCGATCTGCCCGAGGCGATGGCGCCGCTGGCCGGCCGCATGCAGGATGCGCCCGCGCAGTGGCGCGCCATCGCGCAGCAGCACGGCCTGGTGGAAGCTGATGTCAGCCGCCTCGCTTCCTGGTGGCATACGGATGCCGACCTGGGGCGGCCGATGGAAGTGATGACGGACATGGGCAAGAGCCGCAAGGCGGGCTTTCTCGATTACCAGGATACGCAGGATGCCTTCTTCAATCTGTTCGAGAAATTGAAGGCGGAGCGCGTCATTCCCCGCTGA